ATGCTGATCTTCCTGATCTTGCTTATCATTAGAATCATAATGCTGGTATGGATTAGTGTTAGAATGAGATTTAGGTCGACCACACATTTTAATGCCTGTAACAAGTACGATAACCCCAGGGATAAAAAGAATAATTGTACTGATAATGGCCGTTTCTGTTCCTTCGGATATTAATATTAAAGATAACAGGATCGTCACGGACGAAAGGATAATGAATAAAATGCCAAAAAATTTCTTCACCGCGTTTCCTCCTGCAATTTATGATTTGCTTGTCATGATCTGTTGATTGCGCTCTTTCAAACGGAACTTTAACTGGGATAGTTGCGAAGCAAAACGTTCACTATTTACCAATTCCCCTGCTTCGTACTGATTTGCAAGCTCACTGTTCATCAACTCAATGTCCAGCAAGATCTGGCGGTCATTTTTCTCAAGGGAATCCGGAGTGATTGGGTCACTATACTTTACAAGTTCAATTAATGACTGAACGGTTTTGCGCTCCTCTTCCACAGTTAGGACGGAATGTTGCACCATGGTATGAAGCAATTGCTGTAAGGCTTTTTCGATTAATTGTAAGTTTGCGATTTTTGTATGTTCATCTGTTTCATGACGGCGCACACTCTGAATATAGATCATAATGATTCCGCACAAAATAATTGCGATCGCAATCGTTAACGTGTGTAACAATACGAACCAGCGAAGCGCATGATCTGCTGAACCTGTTAACAACGTGTAGATCATCACACAAATCAGATAAATACCTAATACTACACCTAAAGCTGTGTAACCTGGAACAAACCGTTTAAACCGATCCATATTTTGCATGATGAACCGCGCGTAGATCCAAATAGCCGTAATCGCTACATAAGAAGCAACGAGATTCATCCAAAAAGAAAACGACAGAAGCGCATGATTAAACAGCGTAAAAGAAACGATTGATGATACTAACATGCATATTAAATAGACGACATCCAAAATCAAGAGATTGCTCCGTTTTGCCATCACTATGCCTGTCCTCCTTCTTGCAGATTGTTTCCGCAATCGAGACAGAACTTCTGGCCGGGTTTTACTTCATGTTGGCATCGACTACATTTCAAGCTTAAACTTGTGCCACAGTTGCCACAGAATTTTGTATGACCGGAATTCATATGGTTACAATTTGGGCATGGGCTAGGCATCGGTTGATGACATTGGATACATTCCAATACGTTCTCCGCATTATCCGCCCCACATGAAGGACATGCATGGTATTTGTCACCACAGTTAGGACAGAATTTGGTTCCCTTTGGCAAGGCATGTCCACAATTGTTGCAATCTGTTGTTGCTACCGATTTTTCGGCTAATGAATTGCCACATTTGCTGCAAAAAGAGCTGTTCTCCTGATTCGGATGATGGCACTGCTTACATATACTTACTGCAGGCGTTTCCTTCGTAGACATCACTTTAGACATCTGGGACATCTCGCCACTGAAAGAACCACCCAGACCAACCCCCATGCCCATACCAAGCCCTGCGCCCATGATGTCTGACTGCATGCTTCCTTCATTCTTCGCTGCACCTTCAAGCGTATCAAACGAACGTTCTTGCTGATATGTGTACCCAATAATATCCATCTCAGCTTTGCGTGCCAACGCTTCTCTTAATCGAATGACTGAAGGGTCTTCTTCAGGCAGATTAACATTGTGAATATACAGGTTGATTAACTCAATACCAAATTCTTCAAAAGTAGAAGCTACCGTATCTGCAAAATGTCGTGATATCTCGGCGATATATGCATTGATCTCCAAAACACTTACTTTTCTATGTATTAGATATGATGACAACATGGAGTTAATATTCATGATAATCAACCCACGGAAGTAATTAATCATATTAGCTTGGTTAAACTCAGGCAGTGTTCCCACAAGCTTGACCAAAAATTTTCGTGAATCCGAAATTTTAATTCCCATTTGTCCAAATGTTCTTACGGGAACAATAATATTATACTTGGGATCCTGGATCTGAATCGGATTCGCCGTTCCCCATTTAACGTCCAATGCGCTTACTTGATTGACATACCATACTTCTGCTGCAAAAGGTGACTTTCCTCCGAACGGAAGGTTAACGAGACGGTTCAAGATTGGGATATTCGCAGTACTCAGCGTATGCCTTCCGGGTCCAAACATATCAAGCGCTCTTCCATCCTTGAAAAGAATTGCTTGTTGAGATTGATTCACAATTAACTGAGTCCATGTTCCCAGTTCAGTCTCGGGATGTTTCCAAGCAAACACATCAGGTGAGCCATCATACTTAATTACGTCAATAATCGCCATGTTCAATTCCTCAATTCAGTATTAGATTACTATAATTTACTAAAAAGTTCTTTTGCTAAAACACTGATTCTACACTATTTCCTATATTTAATTGTCTTTCATCTACTTGTTCCATGTTTAGGCATTGATATTTTACCATTTCTAACCTTAATACGCACTAACATAGTTCATTTTTCATATGATATTTTTCCTATATTGGCATGTTCATATTAGTAAAAACCTCTTCCATATGTTCATAGGAAAGAGGTTAACTATATAACCACAAATTATGAAAAATCAAAATCTTAGCTTGAGTATCCACTCTCGATCATAATCAACATTCCAATTTTGAAACCACTCGCAAAAGCCTCTTTTGAATGTATAGAGTGGACTTGATCCATCATATCAAACAATACCTCGAGTTGTTTAAAGTCATCCTCCGAAAGCTTTCTCTGAAATTTTTCGATACAAGCTGTAATCTCCTTATGAATAGATCGATACTCCGAATCTTTAGGAACAATATTCTCCTCTGGCCTCAGATTACCATAATAGATTTCTTCTATTATATTTCCCACATCACAGCCCTCCTTCCTCTAATAAATGTCTTGTGCTCTTCTCATGACAATTATATAAGTTTGACAGACAATGCTAGGGAATTATGCAATATTCGCATATGATTTCTTATATCTTTCAAAGGTTATCGCATTTTGCATGCTTGCTTTGACATAATAATGTAGCGATTGTTGAGCCCTACCTCGGGAGTATGCTAAGATAATGGACACCGATTGCTACAAAATCCTATAACAAATCAACCGCACAGAAAGGACACTATGAATCCTTCATCACTGTCATCCAAGTTACAACAAATCATTCCGCCGCTGGATCTGCGAAGCTGCCTCGTCAGCGTACGCGGTGAGATTATGTACGAACACTACCGCAACCAAGAGGCTGCGACCGATATTGCAAAAATCAATTCATGTACCAAGAGTGTGATATCCGCACTCATCTGTATAGCGATGGATAAAGGCTTGTTGCCAGAGGCATCAGCCCCAATCTCCACCTTTTTCCCACAGTTGACATCCGATCCTGACCTGCGTAAACCTTCGATCACGCTGGAACATCTGCTTACCATGACAGCCGGATTCAATTGGGATGAGTTCGGCGGGCAAAATTCATTCCCACGCATGACCCGCACCGATCATTGGGTGGATTTTGCGTTGGAACAACGCCTAAGCCATGAACCGGGTACATATATGGAGTACAACTCCGGAGTATCACAGATCCTATCCGCCATCCTGATGCAAAATACAGGTATGAACGTAGCCGAGTTCGCGGAACGTTATCTTTTTGGCCCGCTGGGAATTAAGGATTATGAATGGGAAAGCGACCCTCAAGGTGTACATACTGGCGGATTCGGTCTTAAAATGTTACCCGTAGATCTGCTGAAATTCGGTCAGCTGTTTCTACAGCAAGGTATGTGGGAGGGGGAGTCTCTCATTTCAAGTGATCTCGTATCTCGTTCGACGCAGCCTTTTATTACAGTCACTCCACCGAATCACGGCAGTTATGCTTGGCATTGGTGGGAGGATGTCTATCCGAATGAAAGGTCTGCCACTGAAAATATTGCTGCTGTAGACGACAAATCCAATCTCCATTATTATTACGCGCGAGGATTTGGTGGTCAGTATGTATATATTGTCCCAGAGCTCGAACTGGTTACCGTGTTAACCAATGACAAACGAAAGAAAGAGAAACCTCCACTGGATGTTTTCCCTCGATTAATTGCCCCTGAGCTATGGAAAATGTTATAAACACAAGCAGTCCTTTTACCCTGTTTGACCAATGCCCCCCAACCTTGTGGCCATAACCTGACCATTGGTTGAGGGTTTATTTGTCATGCCAAAGCTTCTTCGATGGCAATCGTTATTGGATACGGACCAGACTCTTGATTAGAGATCACAACCAGTTGTAGATCATAGGCCGGGTACACGGAAGACATAAACGACACCCCTGGATCAAAGCCCATGACATGAAATTTGAAAATCTCTTCCCCCTTGCGGTCAATCCAGATCCCCTGCCCATAGTGCTCTTCATCCTCTTGATGAGCGTGTGGAGTTAATAACTGCCGTGTTGTCTCTTCATTCAACAATTCGTGACCCAGCAAAGCATCCCAAAATCGAATCATATCCGGTGCTGTAACATAGGCCCCGCCATCTGATCCACCTTTGACAGGAATAGAGAACGCATTGGTGTTCCAGGAGCCATCTTCATGATCGATATACCCTAAAGCTGTGTTACGCGGGAGCTGATCTGTTACGAAATAACCGGAGTTCTTCATGCCACAACTTTTGAAAATATGCT
This Paenibacillus xylanexedens DNA region includes the following protein-coding sequences:
- a CDS encoding serine hydrolase domain-containing protein; this encodes MDTRFGIASGCKIFTAVSICQLIEAGKLSADSKLTDVLDVEFPLWDEGVTIQQLLTHTSGIPDYFDEEVMNDFSELWKDRPVYAMRRLSDFLPMFQHLPMKSAPGERFHYNNAAFIVLGLIVEQHSGLSFTDYVEEHIFKSCGMKNSGYFVTDQLPRNTALGYIDHEDGSWNTNAFSIPVKGGSDGGAYVTAPDMIRFWDALLGHELLNEETTRQLLTPHAHQEDEEHYGQGIWIDRKGEEIFKFHVMGFDPGVSFMSSVYPAYDLQLVVISNQESGPYPITIAIEEALA
- a CDS encoding SPFH domain-containing protein, whose amino-acid sequence is MAIIDVIKYDGSPDVFAWKHPETELGTWTQLIVNQSQQAILFKDGRALDMFGPGRHTLSTANIPILNRLVNLPFGGKSPFAAEVWYVNQVSALDVKWGTANPIQIQDPKYNIIVPVRTFGQMGIKISDSRKFLVKLVGTLPEFNQANMINYFRGLIIMNINSMLSSYLIHRKVSVLEINAYIAEISRHFADTVASTFEEFGIELINLYIHNVNLPEEDPSVIRLREALARKAEMDIIGYTYQQERSFDTLEGAAKNEGSMQSDIMGAGLGMGMGVGLGGSFSGEMSQMSKVMSTKETPAVSICKQCHHPNQENSSFCSKCGNSLAEKSVATTDCNNCGHALPKGTKFCPNCGDKYHACPSCGADNAENVLECIQCHQPMPSPCPNCNHMNSGHTKFCGNCGTSLSLKCSRCQHEVKPGQKFCLDCGNNLQEGGQA
- a CDS encoding serine hydrolase domain-containing protein; the encoded protein is MNPSSLSSKLQQIIPPLDLRSCLVSVRGEIMYEHYRNQEAATDIAKINSCTKSVISALICIAMDKGLLPEASAPISTFFPQLTSDPDLRKPSITLEHLLTMTAGFNWDEFGGQNSFPRMTRTDHWVDFALEQRLSHEPGTYMEYNSGVSQILSAILMQNTGMNVAEFAERYLFGPLGIKDYEWESDPQGVHTGGFGLKMLPVDLLKFGQLFLQQGMWEGESLISSDLVSRSTQPFITVTPPNHGSYAWHWWEDVYPNERSATENIAAVDDKSNLHYYYARGFGGQYVYIVPELELVTVLTNDKRKKEKPPLDVFPRLIAPELWKML
- a CDS encoding DUF6809 family protein, encoding MGNIIEEIYYGNLRPEENIVPKDSEYRSIHKEITACIEKFQRKLSEDDFKQLEVLFDMMDQVHSIHSKEAFASGFKIGMLIMIESGYSS
- a CDS encoding DUF3784 domain-containing protein, which produces MKKFFGILFIILSSVTILLSLILISEGTETAIISTIILFIPGVIVLVTGIKMCGRPKSHSNTNPYQHYDSNDKQDQEDQHHEKYDETPQESVAVNCSGCGAKVKVYPTLSADCEYCGTTMRIS